AAGTAGGGTGTATTTAATTATCACTAATAATAACATATCGGGCCACAAAAGCAAATATTGACTTAATTAACACTAATCTTAAATCACACTGATGTTTTATTGCTAGTCCGTCGTATATATTCCACTCATTAAATGTTGTCCGTTAAAATTAAGATCGAATTATCAAAATAATTCGGACGATGTGGATCAAAATACTTGgtatgatgtggatcaacgcgGAGCCTACCACAGGTACCTTTCATATTTCTTTCACTTATGAAATCTTGATCCGTAGATATAAACTTCAATAGTCAAAATAATCTAGATAACGTGGATAAACACGATCGATGTCTCTCCTGATACCATTTGTTGTGCCTTTATATTATATACTACCTCCgtaccatattaagtgactcaaatttgctcaaatatggatatatctatacctcaaaagcgtctagatacatctaatattccattacttaatatgggacggagggagtataatagaTTCGTATATTATGTGATGGAGTCATCTAATGGGCGTAGTTCACGCTGCCGATCGATGAGGGACGGCGCGcgcacgcgcgcgcgtgtgtgtgtgtgtgttgccAATTGATCTCGTATTGATCTCTGTCTGTTATGCCGAGAAcgcacaaaaaagaaagaaacagaacGCACACACGtatatctatacctatctaaaaaatacggaccgttccctTCACCACGCGGTTTCGTCGTTCGTCACACGCGCTTTCTTGTTCGTCAAACCCCACCCGACCGCTGCGCTCCGCTCCTCCTGCTGCCGTCCCTCAACTACCTCTCCCTCCGCCCCCAACGGCACCGACGCCTCCTTCCCCCGCTGCCTTCCTTCTCGCGAGGAGGAAAGAAGAGGCCACCTCCTCAGTCCCGCACCGATGCCTCCTTAATTCCCCCGTTGCCTCCCTTCTCACGAGGAGCAAAGAAGAGGCCACCTCCTCAGTCCTCACCCTTCCCCAAATTCACGACCTGGCCGGTCTCCCCTCACAACGCCTCCCCTCCTCCAGCCAACCCAGCACGCTccgccccctcctctcacGCGGCTGGCCCGCCACGGATCCTCCAGGCGCCCTTTGTTGCAGTCCTCGGTCAAGAATTAGCAACGAGCAGGGAGGGGAGAGATCAGCGAGGGTGAGAAAGGAGGTCGTCGAGGGGTGCGGACGGAGCAGGCTGGGGCGCTGGGGCTCCCTGCCCCTTGCTCCCTATCTTTCTTATTCACGGAGGAACACGCAGCCACGGAGCCGACTtgcctccaccaccaccgtgcAATTGAgttcgccaccgccgccgcccacaaAATCTCCTCCACCGCAAGGCATAAAGGTTTGTTCCTTTCTTTGGGGTTGCTGCCCCCAAAcacggaggagccggagagcACAAAACAAATCTGCTCTATAATCAATCTTCCTCCTTCACCGCGTCAACCAATCGATTCAATCCGATCCCAGTGGCCTTCGAGTTTCCCCTCGCAGCAGGGCACCTCCTCTGCTCTGCGTTGGATGGATCTCTTCCTCCCGCTGCTGCCCCTGCTCTTCCGATAGGTGCTGCTAGAGTTTACTTCTGGAAGCACGGGCGGACGGGATGGGGCGCGGCTGGAGAGGGTTGTTGCCGATTCTACCGCTTCTCGGCTttgtggccgccgccgccgccgctgcctccgagGGAGACGCCGATCCGGTCTACAGGTCAgtagtttgtttgtttgttggttggttggtttcCTCCCAGTAGAGATTCCAACCGTTTTTCCCGTCGTTGTTAGTTGGTTGGGGGGCGGTTTCGTGCTCCTTGCGTGAGGTCTGGCTTGGTTTCTCAGATGGCGATTGCGTCGTGCAATAGGGTGCTTGGTCCGTGCGGAGTTCAGCTCTTGCTCGGTTTTTAGTACTACGTACTACTCGGAAATAATTATTGATTGATTAGCATTGGTACAGTGAAATTTCTGGAGAACTGGAACTTGAACTGGTTGCCTAATTGGAGTTGGATTTATTTGCTCAGTGTGTGATTGTCTGGTTGGGTCGTGTGGGGGTCTGGAagatggagagagtattagGATAAATCTAAGTGATGTGTTTACTGTTGGACATATGACGGTTGTGGGTTCAGGATCTCAAGCTTAAGATTCCAGGTGTTGGATGTGGAAAAGATGTGTTGTTGAATGCTTGAATCCGTACCTACTATCTGTGGAGGAATATTGCTACGGGATCTTCAGATTTCGAATTCAGTGATATTTGACAAAATTCAGGAAAAATGACAATGAAGCTCGGGAGAGAACTCcgtaccattttttttctctctcgctGCTATTAGCCTTGTTAAGATATGCTGATCGTTCCTTCATACATTTTGGGATGCTGACTTCCTTTCTGGAATCATTTGGCTGATGACTTGACTAGCAACCATCGCTGCTGCTTGTATGTGTGCTCTTTAAGGGCAAAAATTAGGTTGTTCATTACTAGATGTTAAGATTGGAGATAATCTAGAGGCCATTAGGGCAATGTTAAACATGTGTTGTGGTTTATTGATATAGTAACACATGGGCGAAAAACTATCTGTTCAAACATGTGAAAAATTGCTGAAAATATCAGCGGAGCGACGCAACGGGGGCTCAGTTTAGGATTTCACGATTTTTTTCTAGATAGTTTATGGAGAATTTTATACGATTACATAATTTTCAGAATGGAAGTTACTGTTGTGTTCTAAGAGATCATAGTATATAGACAAAATATTCGAAAAACTTTTTTAAAAAGGATGTTTGGTGGTTGtcaaagaaaagcaaagagAAATTTTCTTCGAGtgtctaattttattttgttgttccgttgcaacgcacgggtattTCAGCTAGTAAAGGGAAAATTGTTAATTATGTTGGTGTTCGGCTGGGCTCTCCTCGAGCAGTTGTGTTCGGCCGAGACTCTCCTCTAGCAGCCAGCTACGTACATCAACGTGCGTGTCTTTTAGCATATAATAGATTCAGATCGATACGAGGATGGGAATTCGTGTATGTCGGCGCCATTAAGGTGAAGAGCGAGCTCCCCAGCTCCTTGCACCGCTGGTCCTGCGGCCCCGCTCTCCTCTTCAAGAAAATGGCCCTCCAAATCCTCTCCGCcaaggtctcactcactcacaTTCTCGTCGAATCAATGGAGCCTTTGCATTAATCTCGATCTGGATTTTCCGATCCACAAATGTAGGAGGTGTCGGCGTACCGAATCCAAAAATCACAGTAGTACCTTCATTGAGAGGGCAAAACCGTAATCGCGTGACAGTATCTTGATCGTCTTTTGTCCTAATTCAGATCGATACGAGGATGGGAATTCGTGTATGTCGGCGCCATCAAGGTGAAGAGCGAGCTCCCCAGCTCCTTGCTGGCCTACCGCTCCCAGCAGCACCGCTGGTCCTGCGGCCCCGCTCTCCTCTTCAAGAAAACGGCCCTCCAAATCCTCTCTGCcaaggtctcactcactcactcacatTCTCATCGAATCAATGGAGCCTTTGCGTTAATCTCGATCTGAATTTTCCGATCCACAAATGTAGGAGGTGTCAGCGTGGAAGAAGGCGTACATGATCTACGACTTCTTCATCGCGCGCACGCATGATCGGCGTGGAAGAAGGCGTACATGATCCACAAATTTAGGGACTTTGACGTGTTTCTGGCTGCCGGTTCTTGTGTTTTTCAGGTTCCATTGCACGGAGCTGCTGATGGGCGTGTTTCTGCTGGTGTCGGCGTGCTACGACTGCATGTACGGGCATGGCTCCTATTTCTACCTCTTTGCGCTGCCGCAGGCCACCATGTATCTAGCGATTGGGTTTCAACTCCTGGGCATCAATTAGTGAGTACTGCCAGTACTCTAGTTTTGACTGTTTCGATGGAGAAAGTACTTCTCTGCTtcaagttttttgtttttttttctaggaaAATTTCTCCGgttcaaactttttttttagggaaactTCCCTGCTTCAAGTACTTCTCTCTTGGCAATGAAGCTGCCGTGGGCCTCGCTCGTAGATCGGCAGCTATAGCAGGCCGACCCATTTTAAAGTCCAAATGAGTTCCGGATGGACCAGCTCCACCGagtctcctctctctctctaaaaaaaaagctccaCCGAATCAATGTCTGAACGAACAATGTGAAAGTAAGTACGGTACCAATCTGTTATCTGATCGTCATCTTCCATATGTCCAAAACCCTGAAACTCAACAACGTCATCTGTCACCGGCGCGCGCCACTCTGCAGTTGCGGATACATATGCCATCAGCACCAGACATGTATACACTTCATTTCTTAGTAATTCTTATCCAGAGTATTCCATACTGTACGCTACTTACATTAATTGTTTCCATCTCTCGAGAAGCCGCCCGTGTATACAATACTCTCGTACGTTTGACTCCACATTTTTATAAGAAAAGAGCGCCCTGcctgtgtgtgtgcgcgcttGTTTTGACTTATCATTGTTTTTCGATCGAGTTTGACTCGAATACTGTCGGCAGCAGTGGCTGTCTTGTTTAGAGCCTCCTTGGTACAagactccctccgtccaacaaaagatgtctcaattttgactatacatctaaattttgacaaacttaaggcATTATTTGTTGGACAGAAGAAATATCTCCACTAGAGTGTAGTACGAGTGGTATTTTGAAAGAACAACAGGTTTCTTCTCTTCCATCCGGACCAAATATGTActattctctttgtctcgtaTTAACTGACTCGTTTAAATATGAACATATTTGTATGCTAAAATACgtgatacatgtaataaaaattTACTTAGAAAGTATATCACTGCAAGATGGGAACCTACAAATTGACAAGATGGCCCTACTCGCTAGTTTCCGATCGTTTTGGCTGTTGTGGATCGGCCCCTAGTTGTGGAGTAGCATGAGCATTGAATTAGGACAAATCGGCCGCCTAGGAGTTTGGAGCCGACGGCAGATGAGTCGTCACGTGTGCTGCGTGATTCTCTGTGGGCTCGCTGCGCTCTCAACACGCAAAAACAATACAGCACATTCGTGGCCGTCTAGATGGTGAATTGGTGATGCTGGATTTCAAAACACCATTACTCCGCACATGATGTCAAGTGATGTCCCGCTGTTTCGTGCATAGTGTTTGGTTACGAGGACCAGGTAGTGGAAATTCGTGCTACCTGGTACGTGATTGGTGTCCCGTGTCCGGCGATCTTGGCCGGCCCGTTCAGTATAAGAAATTTTTTTCtagttaaaaaaagaaaaatggaataCACGATGGTGCATAAGAGTTTCATCTCAGTGTTTTGTTAGAGCACAACGATTCCAAATATTGTTTGTGTGAGAAAATAGTTGGACGAACAAGTGAGGATACACGTGATAGTCATGCATTGGTTCCACATATTTGTAGGATGTTATTCCTCGGGGAACCATATCTTCCATTTTGTCATATTCGGAAAACCAAACACAAGTATCTAGAGCCCGTCCCATTCTCTTCCAACCGGTTCtctcaaccaaacacaccaTAAAGTTTTTTTTGCGCACATGGGTTTTATCAACTTGGTATATATTGATGGCCGTGTCTATCCAAAGCGAAACTCTAAAGAATAGAGGAATGGAGGAAGAACGTAAATGCAAATAAAAACCCAACCGCGATTATACACCAACAAAGTATTAAGTAACTCCAAAtaataaatgaaaaataaagtaGCCGTCTTTTTTAACCCGCTACTTAATTACTTCCATATACATAcatgaaataaaaaaggaaaatttggTACATATCCGATGGTGGCAATCAGCCAAATGTAGAATCAACAAATGGACaatgaagaagagaagaacaagaaaacggAAAACAGGAAATTaacaaaaagaagataaaGAGATTTTTCCAGAGGATTATCCTTCCCGTGCTAATCCCGGTTAgtacgtggatttgtatatgacacggagggagtacggcACTCCCTAGTTTGCCAAGAAGATCTCAACAAACCATTGCACACAGAGCTCAAAACCCGCTTTGCTGAAACAGAGGAGGGGGTCCCACAGGATCCCACGGCCGCAGCGGATTCAAAATCTCTCGCCACCCCCCTGAAGTCCCGAACGCCCGGAAAGATTCCAAAAGCATCGATCCATGCCATCCCAGCCGCCTCCCCACCCAGTAATCTCTAGTCTCCCCCGGCGAAATCTAATCTAGCTGCACGTCGCCATTGAGATCGATCGTAAACCTTCCTTGTTTGCGCGCGCGCGTGTCGAGATCTCATCTCGTCTTCCGCCCCTTGTGGTCTTTATTTCCTTTCtcgcccggccgccgccgaggaagaAGCGGGGGCGGTGGGGGTAGGGTAGCCAACTGCGAGCAGCCATGGTGCACAGGAagcaggcgcgggggaagcGCAAGGGCGCCGCCGACGGTGTTCCCGAGACGGCGGATCACGCGCGCCGTGGGGGCGGTGCGGCAAGGCCTGGCTACATGAGGCCGACGAGCTgctccggggccagggcggccAATAAGGGGGCTGCTGCGGGCCCTCGGGAGGGGccgccacccgccgcgccGACGGAGAGGGAGGCGAAGGCGGCGCCGCGCGTGAGCAGGGCGACTTGCTCCTCCGCCCTCAAGGGCACCGGCGTCAGCGGAGGTTGCGAGGGGCGGCGCCTCTGCCGGTACGCCTACTGCTCGTTCGAGGGCCAcgcgccagcggcgccgccgctggggaGCTTCGTGGCGTCGCGGAGGCGGCTGATCAAGACGGAGCAGCGCATGAAGCACAAGGGCGTATCCCCgttccgcaaggccaagaacagcaatggcggtggcggaggcgacggGGACGGTTTCTTTGTGCAGATATTTCCCGGCGCTGCTGCCGCGACGAATTTGGGTGTGGACAAGGATGTGATGGACGGGCGGATGGGGTATGTCACGTTTGATCGCCGGAGTTAccgggagggggaggaggacaGCAAGGAGAACGATCTGGATGGTTCGGTGGACGGCTCTTGCGGATCCAGCGATGTGATCTCTGATGGTTTCGCCGAGTtgctggcggcgacgacgacgacgacgacacgCAAAGTAGAGGGCGAGGCTTGGGTTGatcaagaagaagcagaggacTCTGGTCCCTGCAAGTCAGATATCTCGGTGGAGCTGGGTGCAAGATATGAGAGCAACATTTCTAAAGGTGAAATTTCTCTTTATGAAATTGTTTGGTTCCTAGTCCCATTTTAATATCCAGGAATTACCGCTGAATTGCCGATGGATGATGAACAAACAATGTTGAAATTCTGCAGGTCGTGGCGGTGAGGCTTCAATAGAATCATCCATGGATGATATATCCAGTGCATTTGGTGGGTTGAATTTCGAAGATGTAGGTTCTGATCCTTCTGATGCGGCAACCAGCCAGAAAAACAAGGTGATCATCTCCTCCAGGAGAAGAACACCTGCAGAGGAGAAGCGAATTCGGATTTTCAATCCTAAGGCTCCAAACTTCCTTCCGGTAAGAGCTGATCCAGATGCTGAAAAGGTTGATCTCAGGCATCAAACAGCCGACGACCGGAAGAGCGCGGAGGAGTGGATGGTTGATTATGCACTTAGAAAGGCAGTGAAGAAATTAGCTCGCGCTCGGAAGAGGAAGGTGGAGATGCTTGTCCAGGCCTTTGAAACTGTTCTACCACTTCCTGGTGAGAAGAACTCCCTGCAGCACGACGACGACAAGAAAAGCTTCACACAGGCAAAGGCGTCGCAAGCCTGCAACTGATAGATTTTAGAGGTTTATTTGCTTTAGTAGAATTGATGATGCAGCGCATAGTGTTCTCGTGTGCTGCCTATTCGGCTCATGATGCGGTAGGTTGTGTTGCAGTTTGTTCCCCTGCAATATTAGTGCTAGAGCCTAGAGAACTGCTTAAGGAGAATAGAGAGCTGCTTGCCAGCAGGTGAGATCTCAAGCTAGATGCATGGAACTCACCGAGTCAGCTTATTAGTGTAGCTTCGTAGTGCATGTACATAGGCCTCCTGTGCTCGTGCTGATATTCTGGTGATGACAACAGGAGACCTGCAAACTGCAGCAGTGCTGAGAATGTATTCCTTTTACAAATATCAATAAATCTCTTATTGACATCATTTTTCACTTCTATTGCAATTAGCATGTTCAGTTATAGTATAGTACTACTATAACAACATCTGCAATCTGCTTTGACTGACAAATAGGTACAAGTTGAACTCGAGGGTTTACTTCCTGAATGATAAGGTCATGCATctgaagtttttctttttctcgaaCTGCACCCAAGTGCGTGTCACTTTGTATTAGAAGAAGGCATCAAAACCCACAAACGAGTAAACAAACCAACAGACAATAATtagaagggaaaaaaacacAGTAGCAGAACTACTACTGTACAGGCCTGTTTCTTCTGAAGCAACAGCCTGATCAGGATCTGGCATGATGCTTCTAAAGTTGGAGGTAATCAAATCAACACCGACTATTTAGGGTCAACAGGCCGGATACTAACTTAATATTGTGTCAGAATTTAGGGTCAGGAacatactacctccgttccataatttttgtctcaaatttgccctaaaatggatgtatttattcctaaaaaacgtctagatacatgtaatattttgacaagaattatggaacggagggagtaagaaatagaacagaacagaacagatgTAGAACCAAGTCATACTGTTAGCTACCAAAACCAAGAAATACAAAATGCCAATGTTCAACTCTTGGCAATCTGAAAAATCTTCACGAGAAAATTGGTTATGAAATGTATCCTCAGATCGCTCAAACAAATAAGGATTTGCAGATGCTGTCGCCACTAAAACTTCGTTCCTGAATGTTTTGTTTGTAATGGAAGCAGAGAAAAAGTCCCATTTTCTCAaactgaaaaataaaacagtCTGCATGTCAGGTGTTTCACCCAAACTAGGAGCAACCAGCAATAGACTCAGATGAAACCAAATAAATGGTTCTGGAATAAAACGAACAAGAAACGCTCCAAACGGCTAGGAGAAAGCAGATGGATCACCATTAATAATTTGCATTAATACTGGAAACCAACTATCACAAGTCATAACGGATACAAGGTTTGATGCTCTCACCAACCTGGAGGCACTGAAGGATAGGCGCTCAGCTTGATGCTCAAATCCCAAACCCCTCTAACAGAAGCACAACATTTACTGCTATTTACTGAGCTGTTGGGTTGTCCAACTATCAGGGACCATTCAGAATATATCAGCAACATCACAAAAGTAGGCCATAGCAACTTTCTGGAGTGGATCAGGTCGTTCATCAATGCAACCTGGAGTACATAAGCTAGCCAGCTGATGGAAGAGGCAGCATTTCATATCTACATTAAACAtgcgaaagaaaaaaaaagtggttaAGTTCGCCCGAGAAACTAAAAGAAAGAACACGAGGTTTAATCATATAACACATTAACACTACAGTACTACATTTGCCTTCTTAACTATGCAGGCTTACCACATTGTCAGCATTAAGAAAGGCAAGAATGTTTCAAGATGTCAAACTAA
The Brachypodium distachyon strain Bd21 chromosome 2, Brachypodium_distachyon_v3.0, whole genome shotgun sequence genome window above contains:
- the LOC100843961 gene encoding calmodulin binding protein PICBP; this encodes MVHRKQARGKRKGAADGVPETADHARRGGGAARPGYMRPTSCSGARAANKGAAAGPREGPPPAAPTEREAKAAPRVSRATCSSALKGTGVSGGCEGRRLCRYAYCSFEGHAPAAPPLGSFVASRRRLIKTEQRMKHKGVSPFRKAKNSNGGGGGDGDGFFVQIFPGAAAATNLGVDKDVMDGRMGYVTFDRRSYREGEEDSKENDLDGSVDGSCGSSDVISDGFAELLAATTTTTTRKVEGEAWVDQEEAEDSGPCKSDISVELGARYESNISKGRGGEASIESSMDDISSAFGGLNFEDVGSDPSDAATSQKNKVIISSRRRTPAEEKRIRIFNPKAPNFLPVRADPDAEKVDLRHQTADDRKSAEEWMVDYALRKAVKKLARARKRKVEMLVQAFETVLPLPGEKNSLQHDDDKKSFTQAKASQACN